In the genome of Plasmodium malariae genome assembly, contig: PmUG01_00_46, whole genome shotgun sequence, one region contains:
- the PmUG01_00075000 gene encoding Plasmodium exported protein, unknown function yields MIIFFIRAFIFSCLIWIFKYSDESNICDKTRNKKLNINNILNIKYSRLLSSEIRAFLEDKHKCLKEKIYDLKGKSTASFEKKPYALKQYNFFQEEDNESIYNDTYQEELNYFMPRKKPQNLGDFNVKHNLKEKSFTVKHYNNIQNNKNLHKSSKKLYSENDSSSDLINSSNKRNCNIIKDKINDILNIQ; encoded by the exons atgatcattttttttattagagcctttattttttcctgtcTAATATGGATATTCAAATATTCTGACGAG TCAAATATCTGCGATAAAACTCGGAACAAGAAATTGAacataaataacatattaaatattaaatatagcaGATTGTTAAGCAGTGAAATAAGAGCATTTCTGGAAGATAAacataaatgtttaaaagaaaaaatatatgatttaaaaggaaaaagtactgcatcatttgaaaaaaaaccATATGCATTAAAgcaatataacttttttcaaGAAGAAGATAATGAATCAATATACAATGATACATATCAAGAAGaattgaattattttatgccACGTAAAAAACCTCAAAATCTTGGAGATTTTAACgttaaacataatttaaaagaaaaatcttTTACAgtaaaacattataataatattcagAACAATAAAAACCTACACAAATCTTCAAAAAAGTTATACTCAGAGAATGATTCATCTTCAGACCTCATCAACTCAAGTAATAAACgtaattgtaatattattaaagataaaattaatgatattCTAAACATTCAGTAA